One Kineococcus aurantiacus genomic window carries:
- a CDS encoding SDR family oxidoreductase produces MTNPLAPGSLSGKRVLITGSSRGIGAQTATYVAEAGASVVINYRSKAPRAEKLVRTLAEAGATAVAVGADLTDPASVTAMFDRAREEFGGLDLLFLNASGGMEQGMAEDYAMQLNRDAQVNALKTALPLMAPGSRIVFVTSHQAHFINTVETMPEYEQVARSKRAGEDALRELIPTIEAAGVEFVVVSGDMIEGTITATLLERSNPGALATRKEAAGKLYDVAEFAAEVALAAVEPVPADHTRYVGDISSFTG; encoded by the coding sequence GTGACCAACCCCCTCGCCCCCGGCAGCCTCTCCGGCAAGCGCGTCCTCATCACCGGTTCCTCCCGCGGCATCGGCGCCCAGACCGCGACCTACGTCGCCGAGGCGGGCGCCTCCGTGGTGATCAACTACCGCAGCAAGGCCCCGCGCGCGGAGAAGCTCGTCCGGACGCTCGCCGAGGCCGGCGCGACGGCCGTCGCCGTCGGCGCCGACCTCACCGACCCCGCGTCGGTGACGGCGATGTTCGACCGGGCGCGCGAGGAGTTCGGCGGTCTGGACCTGCTGTTCCTCAACGCCTCCGGCGGGATGGAGCAGGGCATGGCCGAGGACTACGCGATGCAGCTCAACCGCGACGCGCAGGTCAACGCGCTGAAGACCGCACTGCCTCTGATGGCGCCCGGCTCGCGCATCGTCTTCGTGACGAGCCACCAGGCGCACTTCATCAACACCGTCGAGACGATGCCCGAGTACGAGCAGGTGGCCCGCAGCAAGCGCGCCGGCGAGGACGCGCTGCGCGAGCTGATCCCCACGATCGAGGCCGCGGGCGTGGAGTTCGTCGTCGTCTCCGGCGACATGATCGAGGGCACGATCACCGCGACCCTCCTCGAGCGCTCCAACCCCGGCGCCCTCGCCACCCGCAAGGAGGCGGCGGGCAAGCTGTACGACGTCGCCGAGTTCGCCGCCGAGGTGGCGCTGGCCGCGGTCGAGCCGGTCCCGGCCGACCACACGCGCTACGTCGGGGACATCTCCAGCTTCACCGGCTGA
- a CDS encoding lysylphosphatidylglycerol synthase domain-containing protein, with protein MWRVVLAVATVVALVVLARRLEAADLGERLRSADARWVWAAAACSLVPLFGNVASMAALSPVPLPVGRTAALWLATSFVNLVTPSSTGGVALTVRFLQQRGLPLAVAATTIGIVQSTSFVVTGLLIVGCLVAVGRDPDTAVSLPWPVLGAGVLLVLLGLLVVRSWPRARRFAVDQVVRPVRAEWPALRRVLTHPVRVVVALAGHLAVPLGFAATLACCARAVGGEPPVALLVLVVVGSSAVTAAVPVPGGIGASEAALAAGLVATGLGAEAALSAALLHRALTFWLRVPPAWVALLRLRRQRAV; from the coding sequence GTGTGGCGCGTCGTCCTGGCCGTCGCCACCGTCGTCGCGCTCGTCGTGCTGGCCCGGCGGCTGGAGGCGGCCGACCTGGGGGAGCGGCTGCGGTCGGCCGACGCGCGGTGGGTGTGGGCGGCCGCCGCGTGCTCGCTGGTGCCGTTGTTCGGCAATGTGGCGTCCATGGCGGCGTTGTCGCCCGTCCCGCTGCCCGTCGGGCGGACTGCGGCGCTGTGGCTGGCGACGTCCTTCGTCAACCTCGTCACCCCGTCCAGCACCGGCGGGGTGGCGCTGACCGTCCGCTTCCTGCAGCAGCGCGGGCTGCCGCTGGCGGTGGCGGCCACGACGATCGGCATCGTGCAGTCGACGTCCTTCGTCGTGACGGGGCTGCTCATCGTCGGCTGCCTCGTCGCGGTGGGACGGGACCCCGACACCGCGGTGTCGCTGCCGTGGCCGGTCCTGGGCGCGGGGGTGCTGCTCGTCCTGCTCGGGCTGCTCGTCGTCCGCTCCTGGCCGAGGGCGCGCCGGTTCGCGGTGGACCAGGTCGTGCGGCCGGTCCGGGCGGAGTGGCCGGCGCTGCGGCGGGTCCTGACCCACCCCGTGCGCGTCGTGGTCGCCCTGGCCGGGCACCTGGCCGTCCCGCTGGGGTTCGCGGCCACGCTGGCGTGCTGCGCTCGGGCCGTCGGGGGAGAACCGCCCGTCGCCCTGCTGGTGCTCGTCGTCGTCGGCAGCTCCGCGGTGACCGCGGCCGTACCGGTCCCCGGGGGCATCGGTGCCTCCGAGGCGGCGCTGGCCGCGGGCCTGGTCGCGACGGGCCTGGGGGCCGAGGCGGCCCTGTCGGCGGCGCTGCTGCACCGGGCCCTGACCTTCTGGCTGCGCGTCCCCCCGGCGTGGGTGGCGCTGCTGCGGCTGCGGCGTCAGCGCGCGGTCTGA
- a CDS encoding L,D-transpeptidase: MKHSGPSTVLRRRTLVGALLAAAAVPAVAACQSKSGAVGTGAGASASPSPSATPATITVTPADAAVDVRPDAPVTVTVTDGTLTDVTVTAADGTPLAGALDPAGTTWTSSATLTTGTAYSVHAVAAGASGGSTTHQSTLTTLTPAETAFPAVAPLAGKEVGVGMPIIVTFDSPVADDRRAVVEQNLKVTASPNAVEGSWSWQSDSKVEFRPAQYWPAHSAVHLDVDLGAVEVSPGVWGKTRDIDFTIGSAMVSTVDIAAHTLTVTRDGELLKTIPVTLGQSGSGGQFTTRSGTKVIMSLEAARQMNSETTGIGQDDPNYYNVDVQYALRVTNSGEFLHAAPWSVASQGKANVSHGCTGMSTENAKWMFDNSKVGDVVVYTGSDRTIEPGNGFNVWNETYEQWQQGSALHA; this comes from the coding sequence ATGAAGCACTCTGGGCCGTCGACCGTCCTGCGCCGGCGGACGCTGGTCGGCGCGCTGCTGGCCGCAGCCGCCGTCCCGGCCGTCGCGGCCTGCCAGTCCAAGTCCGGCGCGGTGGGCACCGGGGCCGGGGCCTCCGCCTCGCCGTCGCCGTCGGCCACGCCCGCGACCATCACCGTCACCCCCGCCGACGCCGCCGTGGATGTCCGCCCCGACGCGCCCGTCACCGTCACCGTCACCGACGGCACGCTGACCGACGTCACCGTCACCGCGGCCGACGGGACCCCGCTGGCCGGCGCGCTCGACCCGGCCGGCACCACCTGGACGTCTTCGGCGACGCTGACGACCGGGACGGCCTACTCGGTGCACGCCGTCGCCGCGGGCGCCTCCGGTGGCTCCACGACCCACCAGTCCACCCTCACGACCCTGACCCCGGCCGAGACGGCGTTCCCGGCGGTCGCGCCGCTGGCCGGCAAGGAGGTCGGCGTGGGGATGCCGATCATCGTCACCTTCGACTCACCCGTGGCCGACGACCGCCGGGCGGTCGTCGAGCAGAACCTCAAGGTCACCGCCAGCCCGAACGCCGTCGAGGGCTCGTGGAGCTGGCAGTCGGACAGCAAGGTCGAGTTCCGGCCCGCGCAGTACTGGCCGGCCCACTCGGCCGTGCACCTCGACGTCGACCTCGGGGCCGTGGAGGTGTCCCCGGGGGTGTGGGGCAAGACCCGCGACATCGACTTCACCATCGGTTCCGCCATGGTCAGCACCGTCGACATCGCCGCCCACACGCTGACCGTCACCCGCGACGGTGAGCTGCTCAAGACCATCCCGGTGACCCTGGGGCAGTCCGGCAGCGGGGGGCAGTTCACCACCCGCAGCGGCACCAAGGTGATCATGAGCCTGGAGGCGGCCCGGCAGATGAACTCGGAGACGACCGGCATCGGGCAGGACGACCCGAACTACTATAACGTGGACGTCCAGTACGCGCTCCGCGTGACCAACTCGGGGGAGTTCCTGCACGCCGCCCCCTGGTCGGTCGCCTCTCAGGGCAAGGCCAACGTGAGCCACGGCTGCACCGGGATGAGCACCGAGAACGCCAAGTGGATGTTCGACAACTCCAAGGTGGGGGACGTCGTCGTCTACACCGGCAGCGACCGCACCATCGAGCCGGGCAACGGCTTCAACGTGTGGAACGAGACGTACGAGCAGTGGCAGCAGGGTTCCGCGCTGCACGCCTGA
- a CDS encoding cytochrome c oxidase subunit 4, which produces MKPETWLFSGGILFFIPVAFVYGMLTRWDEWVGFIALLLTGGLAVLVGTYLTITARRIDERPEDNPRADISEGAGEQGFFSPHSWWPLYLAAGGAITFFGVAVGWWLWLIGVVISVPMIVGWVFEYYKGEHAH; this is translated from the coding sequence ATGAAGCCTGAAACCTGGCTGTTCTCCGGCGGGATCCTGTTCTTCATCCCCGTCGCCTTCGTCTACGGGATGCTGACCCGCTGGGACGAGTGGGTGGGCTTCATCGCCCTGCTCCTCACCGGTGGGCTGGCCGTCCTCGTCGGCACGTACCTCACCATCACGGCCCGGCGCATCGACGAGCGTCCCGAGGACAACCCGCGGGCCGACATCTCCGAGGGCGCGGGGGAGCAGGGCTTCTTCTCCCCGCACTCCTGGTGGCCGCTCTACCTGGCCGCCGGTGGCGCGATCACGTTCTTCGGCGTGGCGGTCGGCTGGTGGCTCTGGCTCATCGGCGTCGTGATCTCCGTCCCGATGATCGTGGGCTGGGTGTTCGAGTACTACAAGGGCGAGCACGCCCACTGA
- the ctaD gene encoding cytochrome c oxidase subunit I, whose protein sequence is MATESFNLPGGAARVTSRQPLGAVLPRSRGRVMANWLSSTDHKVIGNLYFITSFIWFLIAGVMALLIRAELFEPGMQVFNTKNEYNQAFTMHGTVMLLLFATPLFSAFANAIMPLQIGAPDVAFPRLNMFAYWLFLFGGLTAAAGFLTPSGAASFGWFAYAPLSDVVHSPGLGGNLWVMGLAFSGFGTILGAVNFITTIICMRAPGMTMFRMPIFTWNTLITSVLVLMAFPVLAAALLALAADRIMGAHVFEAANGGPILWQHLFWFFGHPEVYIIALPFFGIVTEIFPVFSRKPVFGYKGLVFATISIAGLSVTVWAHHMYVTGKVLLPFFSFMTMLIAVPTGVKFFNWLGTMWRGSLTFDTPMLWSVGFLVTFLFGGLTGVILSAPPLDFQLSDSYFVVAHFHYVVFGTVVFAMFAGFYFWWPKLTGKMLHEGWGKLHFWLLFVGFHTTFLIQHWLGAAGMPRRYADYLVGEGFTTMNQISTIGSFILGLSFLPFLWNVYRTARFGEKVTVDDPWGYGASLEWATSCPPPRHNFHSLPRIRSERPAFDLHHPEVAAHDNHDGGGNLLDAVYGGSDRRGREDVHGGH, encoded by the coding sequence ATGGCCACCGAGAGCTTCAACCTGCCGGGTGGCGCGGCGCGCGTCACCTCGCGGCAGCCGCTGGGCGCCGTCCTGCCCCGCTCGCGCGGGCGCGTCATGGCCAACTGGCTGTCCTCGACCGACCACAAGGTCATCGGGAACCTGTACTTCATCACCTCGTTCATCTGGTTCCTCATCGCCGGCGTCATGGCCCTGCTCATCCGGGCCGAGCTGTTCGAGCCCGGCATGCAGGTGTTCAACACCAAGAACGAGTACAACCAGGCGTTCACCATGCACGGCACGGTGATGCTGCTGCTCTTCGCGACGCCGCTGTTCTCCGCCTTCGCCAACGCGATCATGCCGCTGCAGATCGGCGCCCCGGACGTGGCGTTCCCGCGGCTGAACATGTTCGCCTACTGGCTGTTCCTCTTCGGTGGTCTGACCGCCGCGGCCGGGTTCCTCACCCCCAGCGGTGCGGCCTCCTTCGGCTGGTTCGCCTACGCGCCGCTGAGCGACGTCGTCCACTCCCCGGGGCTGGGCGGCAACCTGTGGGTCATGGGCCTGGCCTTCTCCGGCTTCGGCACCATCCTCGGCGCGGTCAACTTCATCACCACGATCATCTGCATGCGCGCTCCCGGCATGACGATGTTCCGGATGCCGATCTTCACCTGGAACACGCTCATCACGAGCGTGCTGGTCCTGATGGCCTTCCCGGTCCTGGCCGCCGCGCTGCTGGCCCTGGCCGCCGACCGCATCATGGGCGCCCACGTCTTCGAGGCCGCCAACGGCGGGCCGATCCTGTGGCAGCACCTGTTCTGGTTCTTCGGTCACCCCGAGGTCTACATCATCGCGCTGCCGTTCTTCGGCATCGTCACCGAGATCTTCCCGGTCTTCAGCCGCAAGCCGGTCTTCGGCTACAAGGGCCTGGTCTTCGCGACCATCTCCATCGCCGGCCTGTCGGTGACGGTCTGGGCCCACCACATGTACGTGACCGGCAAGGTCCTGCTGCCGTTCTTCTCGTTCATGACGATGCTCATCGCGGTCCCGACGGGCGTGAAGTTCTTCAACTGGCTCGGGACGATGTGGCGCGGGTCGCTGACCTTCGACACGCCCATGCTGTGGAGCGTCGGGTTCCTCGTGACGTTCCTCTTCGGGGGGCTCACCGGCGTCATCCTCTCCGCCCCGCCGCTGGACTTCCAGCTGTCCGACTCCTACTTCGTCGTGGCGCACTTCCACTACGTCGTCTTCGGCACCGTCGTGTTCGCGATGTTCGCCGGCTTCTACTTCTGGTGGCCCAAGCTCACCGGCAAGATGCTGCACGAGGGCTGGGGCAAGCTGCACTTCTGGCTGCTGTTCGTCGGGTTCCACACGACGTTCCTCATCCAGCACTGGCTGGGGGCGGCCGGCATGCCGCGCCGTTACGCCGACTACCTCGTCGGTGAGGGCTTCACCACGATGAACCAGATCTCGACGATCGGCTCGTTCATCCTGGGTCTGTCCTTCCTGCCGTTCCTGTGGAACGTCTACCGGACCGCCCGCTTCGGCGAGAAGGTCACCGTGGACGACCCGTGGGGCTACGGCGCGTCCCTGGAGTGGGCGACGTCCTGCCCGCCGCCGCGGCACAACTTCCACTCGCTGCCGCGCATCCGTTCCGAGCGTCCCGCCTTCGACCTGCACCACCCCGAGGTCGCGGCGCACGACAACCACGACGGTGGCGGCAACCTGCTCGATGCGGTCTACGGCGGCTCGGACCGTCGCGGCCGTGAAGACGTCCACGGAGGGCACTGA
- the coxB gene encoding cytochrome c oxidase subunit II, whose translation MGTRDSGATRRRRPPKALVAGALTGGATVLLSGCAADWPDASASNFFLPDDSIGATNMTERISLLWDGSWIAALAVGILVWGLTIWCVVAYRRRKNDPELPAQVRYNMPIEILYTIVPVMMVGVLFYYVARDQQAILDTSKSPDVTIQVVGKKWSWDFNYLEGNGTSAQPGVYDTGRQADLSGESGVENELPTLYLPVGETVEFDLYSRDVIHSFWVPAFLMKMDMIPGSPNKFQVTPTKEGDFKGKCAELCGEYHSEMLFNVKVVSAEEYQQHLDDLAAAGQTGSLPTTLAGDEELANVQADSVVSNEQED comes from the coding sequence TTGGGCACGCGAGACTCGGGCGCGACGCGTCGTCGCCGTCCCCCCAAGGCGCTGGTCGCCGGCGCCCTGACCGGGGGGGCGACCGTTCTGCTGAGCGGCTGCGCGGCCGACTGGCCGGACGCCTCGGCGAGCAACTTCTTCCTGCCGGACGACAGCATCGGCGCCACGAACATGACCGAGCGCATCTCGCTGCTCTGGGACGGTTCGTGGATCGCCGCGCTGGCCGTCGGCATCCTGGTCTGGGGCCTGACGATCTGGTGCGTCGTGGCGTACCGCCGTCGCAAGAACGACCCCGAGCTGCCGGCCCAGGTCCGCTACAACATGCCGATCGAGATCCTCTACACGATCGTCCCGGTCATGATGGTCGGTGTCCTCTTCTACTACGTGGCCCGCGACCAGCAGGCCATCCTGGACACCTCCAAGAGCCCCGACGTCACGATCCAGGTCGTCGGCAAGAAGTGGTCCTGGGACTTCAACTACCTCGAGGGCAACGGCACCTCGGCGCAGCCGGGCGTCTACGACACCGGACGCCAGGCCGACCTCAGCGGCGAGTCGGGCGTGGAGAACGAGCTCCCGACGCTGTACCTGCCCGTCGGCGAGACGGTCGAGTTCGACCTGTACTCCCGTGACGTCATCCACTCGTTCTGGGTCCCGGCGTTCCTCATGAAGATGGACATGATCCCGGGCAGCCCGAACAAGTTCCAGGTGACCCCCACCAAGGAGGGCGACTTCAAGGGCAAGTGCGCCGAGCTCTGCGGTGAGTACCACTCCGAGATGCTCTTCAACGTGAAGGTCGTCTCGGCCGAGGAGTACCAGCAGCACCTGGACGACCTCGCAGCGGCGGGCCAAACCGGTTCGCTGCCGACGACCCTGGCCGGTGACGAGGAGCTCGCCAACGTCCAGGCCGACTCGGTCGTCTCGAACGAGCAGGAGGACTGA
- the aat gene encoding leucyl/phenylalanyl-tRNA--protein transferase, with protein sequence MWARPFPHRPAGRPRLDVGPARFGFADLAVEDGEDLVASGGDLDAATLLEAYRHGFFPMGLGGGGRAPLGWWSPDPRGVLVPERVHVSRSLRRSLRRFEVRVDTAFDDVVAGCADPSRPGAWITAGVARAYGRLHRLGWAHSVEVWCDGALAGGLYGVGLGGLFAAESKFHRVTDASKAAVVALADLLTADGVRGRLVDVQWRTGHLATLGVEEVARPVYQRLLSTALALPVPPLLEPAGPARPDRPNDYDGG encoded by the coding sequence GTGTGGGCCCGGCCCTTCCCGCACCGGCCGGCGGGCCGCCCGCGCCTCGACGTCGGCCCGGCCCGGTTCGGCTTCGCCGACCTGGCCGTCGAGGACGGCGAGGACCTCGTCGCCTCCGGCGGCGACCTCGACGCCGCGACGCTGCTGGAGGCCTACCGCCACGGCTTCTTCCCCATGGGGCTCGGCGGCGGGGGGCGCGCACCGCTGGGCTGGTGGTCGCCGGACCCGCGCGGGGTGCTCGTCCCCGAGCGCGTGCACGTCTCCCGCTCGCTGCGCCGGTCGCTGCGCCGCTTCGAGGTGCGCGTCGACACGGCCTTCGACGACGTCGTCGCGGGCTGCGCCGACCCCTCCCGGCCGGGGGCGTGGATCACCGCGGGCGTCGCCCGCGCCTACGGGCGGCTGCACCGGCTCGGGTGGGCGCACTCGGTGGAGGTGTGGTGCGACGGGGCGCTGGCGGGGGGCCTGTACGGCGTGGGCCTGGGGGGCCTGTTCGCCGCCGAGTCCAAGTTCCACCGGGTCACCGACGCCTCCAAGGCGGCCGTGGTGGCGCTGGCCGACCTGCTCACCGCCGACGGCGTGCGCGGCCGGCTCGTCGACGTGCAGTGGCGCACCGGGCACCTGGCCACCCTCGGGGTCGAGGAGGTCGCGCGCCCGGTCTACCAGCGCCTGCTGAGCACGGCCCTGGCCCTGCCCGTGCCCCCGCTGCTGGAGCCCGCAGGTCCGGCGCGCCCCGATCGGCCGAACGACTACGACGGGGGGTAG
- a CDS encoding HesB/IscA family protein gives MTTTTDTTPTHGVLLTDVAATKVRTLLEQEGRDDLRLRIAVQPGGCSGLIYQLYFDERTLDGDALRDFGGVEVVVDKMSTPYLDGATIDFADTIEKQGFTIDNPNAGSSCACGDSFS, from the coding sequence ATGACCACCACCACGGACACGACCCCGACCCACGGGGTCCTGCTCACCGACGTGGCCGCGACGAAGGTCCGCACGCTGCTCGAGCAGGAGGGTCGCGACGACCTCCGGCTGCGCATCGCGGTCCAGCCCGGCGGCTGCTCGGGGCTCATCTACCAGCTCTACTTCGACGAGCGCACCCTCGACGGGGACGCGCTGCGCGACTTCGGCGGGGTCGAGGTCGTCGTCGACAAGATGAGCACCCCGTACCTCGACGGCGCGACGATCGACTTCGCCGACACCATCGAGAAGCAGGGCTTCACCATCGACAACCCGAACGCCGGGAGCAGCTGCGCCTGCGGTGACTCCTTCAGCTGA
- a CDS encoding M20/M25/M40 family metallo-hydrolase yields the protein MSEQTPDVPGDDAIDESRLEELRRASAAQDAATRADLEALVRVPSVSARAFDVAHVHASAAAVADLLRGAGLPRVEVLTARAAADGGELESLPAVVAHRPAPAGAPTVLLYAHHDVQPPGRDEDWTSPPFEPAERGGRLFGRGAADDKAGVMAHVHALRTLLPTWGPQDGVGVTVFVEGEEEIGSPTFAAFLDEHRAALAADVIVVADSSNWRVGVPALTTTLRGLVDCDVTVDVLSHAVHSGVNGGPVLDALTCLARLLATLHDEDGDVAVDGLVASTAPVVDLDEATFRADAGVLPGVRLAGTGTVADRLWTKPAISVIGLDATPVDRASNTLIPSARAKVSMRTAPGQDPSEAMTALRRHLLANAPFEARVRVDDGEEGQAFSADTSTRAHAVARRALTAAFGAQAVETGMGGSIPFVADLSAAYPHAAILVTGVEDPDSRAHGADESLHLGDFARVCLAEVLLLDGLARPS from the coding sequence GTGAGCGAGCAGACCCCCGACGTCCCCGGTGACGACGCGATCGACGAGAGCCGGCTGGAGGAGCTGCGCCGGGCCTCGGCCGCCCAGGACGCCGCCACCCGCGCCGACCTGGAGGCCCTCGTGCGCGTGCCGAGCGTCTCGGCGCGCGCCTTCGACGTCGCGCACGTGCACGCCAGCGCCGCGGCCGTGGCCGACCTGCTGCGCGGGGCCGGGCTGCCCCGCGTGGAGGTCCTCACCGCGCGGGCCGCGGCGGACGGGGGGGAGCTGGAGTCCCTGCCCGCGGTCGTCGCCCACCGCCCCGCCCCCGCGGGGGCGCCCACCGTCCTGCTCTACGCCCACCACGACGTGCAGCCCCCGGGCCGGGACGAGGACTGGACCAGCCCGCCGTTCGAGCCGGCCGAGCGCGGGGGCCGCCTCTTCGGCCGCGGGGCCGCCGACGACAAGGCCGGCGTCATGGCCCACGTCCACGCGCTGCGCACCCTGCTGCCGACGTGGGGACCGCAGGACGGCGTGGGCGTGACGGTCTTCGTCGAGGGGGAGGAGGAGATCGGGTCGCCGACCTTCGCGGCGTTCCTGGACGAGCACCGCGCGGCGCTGGCCGCCGACGTCATCGTCGTGGCCGACTCCTCCAACTGGCGCGTGGGCGTGCCGGCCCTGACGACGACGCTGCGCGGCCTCGTCGACTGCGACGTGACGGTCGACGTCCTCTCGCACGCCGTGCACTCCGGCGTCAACGGCGGCCCGGTGCTGGACGCGCTGACGTGCCTGGCCCGGCTGCTGGCCACGCTGCACGACGAGGACGGCGACGTCGCGGTCGACGGGCTGGTCGCCTCCACCGCGCCGGTCGTCGACCTGGACGAGGCGACCTTCCGCGCCGACGCGGGGGTGCTGCCGGGCGTCCGGCTGGCCGGGACGGGCACGGTCGCCGACCGGCTGTGGACCAAGCCGGCCATCTCGGTGATCGGCCTGGACGCCACGCCCGTCGACCGCGCCAGCAACACGTTGATCCCCTCGGCCCGGGCCAAGGTCAGCATGCGCACCGCCCCCGGCCAGGACCCGTCGGAGGCCATGACGGCGCTGCGGCGCCACCTGCTGGCCAACGCGCCCTTCGAGGCGCGCGTGCGGGTGGACGACGGCGAGGAGGGGCAGGCCTTCTCGGCCGACACCTCCACGCGGGCCCACGCCGTCGCGCGCCGCGCCCTGACCGCGGCCTTCGGGGCGCAGGCCGTCGAGACGGGCATGGGCGGCTCGATCCCGTTCGTCGCGGACCTGTCCGCGGCGTACCCGCACGCGGCGATCCTCGTCACGGGCGTGGAGGACCCCGACTCCCGCGCCCACGGCGCCGACGAGTCCCTGCACCTGGGCGACTTCGCCCGGGTGTGCCTGGCGGAGGTCCTCCTGCTCGACGGCCTGGCCCGCCCGTCGTAA
- a CDS encoding DUF3043 domain-containing protein — translation MFGRSKEKSAPAAQESPAVELTKVGGKGRPTPRRSEAQARNARPLVPADRKAAQKLSREAQRAERAKMQAALLTGDERYLPVRDRGAQKRFVRDVVDARRNVGEYFLIIAGVSLVLSMVASPLKSQVLLLGTTLLIYAMLAVVVVDSVLLGRRIRRAVAAKFPEPERGLVSYGITRALQIRRMRRPVPMVARGAHPS, via the coding sequence GTGTTCGGACGCTCGAAGGAGAAGTCGGCCCCCGCCGCGCAGGAGTCGCCCGCCGTCGAGCTGACGAAGGTCGGCGGCAAGGGGCGCCCCACGCCGCGGCGCAGCGAGGCCCAGGCCCGCAACGCGCGGCCGCTGGTCCCGGCCGACCGCAAGGCCGCCCAGAAGCTGAGCCGGGAGGCCCAGCGCGCCGAGCGCGCCAAGATGCAGGCCGCGCTCCTGACCGGCGACGAGCGCTACCTGCCGGTCCGCGACCGGGGGGCGCAGAAGCGGTTCGTGCGCGACGTCGTCGACGCCCGCCGCAACGTCGGCGAGTACTTCCTCATCATCGCCGGCGTCTCGCTGGTGCTCTCGATGGTCGCCTCGCCGCTGAAGTCGCAGGTCCTGCTGCTGGGCACCACGCTCCTCATCTACGCGATGCTCGCGGTCGTCGTCGTCGACAGCGTGCTGCTGGGCCGCCGGATCCGCCGCGCCGTCGCCGCGAAGTTCCCCGAGCCCGAGCGCGGGCTGGTCTCCTACGGCATCACCCGCGCGCTGCAGATCCGCCGCATGCGCCGCCCGGTCCCGATGGTGGCCCGCGGCGCCCACCCGAGCTGA
- a CDS encoding COX15/CtaA family protein translates to MTHSRAVRWTTTVALAVSILIIVTGGIVRVTGSGLGCPTWPRCTDDSFTSATASTGVHGAIEFGNRMLTTVIVLAVGAVIVACLLQRPRHRALLWSACGQFAGVLLNAVVGGITVWTGLNPYVVAAHFLAAIALLVSTTVSFDIAHRAVVPAPAGATRRLARWLVLVTAVVVVLGTVVTGSGPHPGDGAEVHRIPVSWTLVTVVHGIAAVGALVLSAVVVAVARRSGDRLVHRRAAVLLALFVAQAALGVYQSLDGLPGLAVVLHLGGAALTAAGATRVLLAARTTTVDRTAPAALAV, encoded by the coding sequence GTGACGCACTCCCGCGCCGTCCGCTGGACCACCACGGTCGCCCTGGCCGTCAGCATCCTCATCATCGTCACCGGCGGGATCGTCCGCGTCACCGGCTCGGGCCTGGGCTGCCCGACGTGGCCGCGCTGCACCGACGACTCCTTCACCTCCGCGACGGCCTCGACCGGCGTCCACGGCGCGATCGAGTTCGGCAACCGGATGCTCACCACGGTCATCGTCCTGGCGGTGGGCGCGGTGATCGTCGCCTGCCTGCTGCAGCGGCCCCGGCACCGGGCGCTGCTGTGGTCGGCGTGCGGCCAGTTCGCGGGGGTCCTGCTCAACGCCGTCGTCGGCGGCATCACGGTGTGGACCGGGCTGAACCCCTACGTCGTCGCCGCCCACTTCCTGGCCGCGATCGCCCTGCTGGTCTCCACGACCGTGAGCTTCGACATCGCCCACCGGGCGGTGGTCCCCGCCCCGGCGGGGGCGACGCGCCGGCTGGCCCGCTGGCTGGTCCTGGTCACGGCGGTCGTGGTCGTGCTGGGCACGGTCGTCACGGGCTCGGGCCCGCACCCCGGCGACGGCGCCGAGGTCCACCGCATCCCCGTGAGCTGGACGCTGGTCACCGTCGTGCACGGGATCGCGGCCGTCGGCGCGCTGGTGCTGTCCGCCGTGGTGGTGGCCGTCGCCCGCCGCAGCGGGGACCGGCTGGTGCACCGCCGCGCGGCGGTCCTGCTGGCCCTGTTCGTGGCGCAGGCCGCCCTCGGCGTGTACCAGAGCCTCGACGGGCTGCCGGGCCTGGCGGTCGTCCTGCACCTGGGCGGGGCGGCCCTCACCGCGGCCGGGGCGACGCGGGTCCTGCTCGCGGCCCGCACCACCACCGTCGACCGCACGGCCCCGGCGGCCCTCGCCGTCTGA